A DNA window from Longimicrobium sp. contains the following coding sequences:
- a CDS encoding YbjQ family protein — protein MSNPAPDRLIMTTTMAIEGYRIREYLGLVRGVVVRAPTFSQGFIGGLKTIVGGQIREFTEMCEQTRQQATAELARHARELGADAVIGIGYDASEIGQSATEVLCYGTAVMLERLGDAS, from the coding sequence ATGTCGAACCCAGCGCCCGACCGGCTGATCATGACCACGACGATGGCCATCGAGGGCTACCGCATCCGCGAGTACCTGGGGCTGGTGCGCGGCGTGGTGGTGCGCGCGCCGACCTTCTCACAGGGGTTCATCGGGGGGCTGAAGACCATCGTGGGCGGGCAGATCCGCGAGTTCACGGAGATGTGCGAGCAGACGCGCCAGCAGGCCACCGCCGAGCTGGCCCGCCACGCGCGCGAGCTGGGCGCCGACGCGGTGATCGGCATCGGCTACGACGCGTCGGAGATCGGCCAGTCCGCCACCGAGGTGCTCTGCTACGGCACGGCGGTGATGCTGGAGCGCCTGGGCGACGCGTCGTAG
- a CDS encoding TonB family protein produces the protein MKKLLPVQGRSGVRRIAVALAALLAWTAPAAAQGSAAPADSARELVAVEEQPALLNRREVVREIRRNYPWALWQAKVSGTVTLRFRVTAAGLPDSASVQVMSATHEGFGAAGVASALAMRFSPARLNGHAVPVWVMLPISFIYDPRASPPRPRG, from the coding sequence ATGAAGAAGCTGCTCCCGGTGCAGGGTAGATCCGGAGTCCGTCGCATCGCCGTTGCGTTGGCGGCGCTGCTCGCGTGGACGGCGCCCGCGGCCGCGCAGGGCTCCGCCGCGCCGGCCGACAGCGCGCGCGAGCTCGTCGCGGTCGAGGAGCAGCCGGCGCTGCTGAACCGCCGTGAGGTGGTGCGGGAGATCCGGCGCAACTACCCGTGGGCGCTGTGGCAGGCAAAGGTTTCGGGGACGGTGACGCTCAGGTTCCGCGTCACGGCTGCGGGCCTGCCCGACTCGGCGTCGGTGCAGGTGATGTCGGCCACGCACGAGGGTTTCGGCGCCGCCGGCGTGGCCTCGGCGCTGGCGATGCGGTTCTCGCCCGCCAGGCTGAACGGACACGCCGTGCCGGTGTGGGTGATGCTCCCCATCTCGTTCATCTACGACCCTCGGGCCTCTCCGCCGCGCCCGCGCGGGTGA
- a CDS encoding TldD/PmbA family protein: MRRREFILHGTAAAAGLAAGSALLPRALDARPAREDWLADPATRELAMRAVDAARQAGATYADVRISRNRSQSLGTREQQITSFNDSDTYGFGVRVLAGGAWGFAASRDVTPDEVVRVARQAVAQARANAATVKRPIELAPAERVADGKWTSAMQVDPFTIAIEQKVDLLLRANAEALKVQGARFVTSSMFFLKQEKSFASTDGSWIEQTYYRAYPSMTITAVSADRSDFQSRQSTDIAPRGMGYEHVTAARLVETAGRWAEEAVAKLSAKPVQPGRYDLVLLPTHLWLTIHESIAHPTELDRIMGFEANYAGTSFVTPPADYLGKFRYGPDFMNIQGERSTPGTLSATGWDDEGVKPDEFLIVRNGVVNDLQTTREQAPWLADWYRQQGRPVSSHGNSYAQNWSDVQFQRMPNVNLLPATSEVTLEELIGDVQDGILIDGDGSFSIDQQRYNAQFGGQVFKEIKNGRITGPLKDVAYQMRTPEFWNSMDAIGGRGTYFIGGSFFDGKGQPSQVNAVNHGSPAARFRRVNVINTGRRA; encoded by the coding sequence ATGAGACGCAGAGAGTTCATCCTGCACGGCACCGCCGCCGCCGCGGGGCTGGCGGCGGGGTCGGCGCTCCTGCCGCGCGCGCTCGACGCCCGCCCCGCGCGCGAGGACTGGCTGGCCGACCCGGCCACCCGCGAGCTGGCCATGCGCGCCGTCGACGCCGCGCGCCAGGCGGGCGCCACCTACGCCGACGTGCGCATCTCGCGCAACCGCTCGCAGTCGCTGGGCACCCGCGAGCAGCAGATCACCTCCTTCAACGACAGCGACACCTACGGCTTCGGCGTGCGCGTGCTGGCCGGCGGCGCGTGGGGCTTCGCCGCCAGCCGCGACGTGACGCCCGACGAGGTGGTCCGCGTGGCCCGCCAGGCAGTCGCGCAGGCCCGCGCCAACGCGGCCACGGTCAAGCGCCCCATCGAGCTGGCGCCGGCCGAGCGCGTGGCCGACGGGAAGTGGACCTCGGCCATGCAGGTCGACCCCTTCACCATCGCCATCGAGCAGAAGGTGGACCTGCTGCTGCGCGCCAACGCCGAGGCGCTCAAGGTGCAGGGCGCGCGCTTCGTCACCTCGTCGATGTTCTTCCTCAAGCAGGAGAAGAGCTTCGCCAGCACCGACGGAAGCTGGATCGAGCAGACGTACTACCGCGCCTATCCGTCGATGACCATCACCGCGGTGTCGGCCGACCGCTCCGACTTCCAGAGCCGGCAGAGCACCGACATCGCCCCGCGGGGGATGGGATACGAGCACGTCACCGCCGCCAGGCTGGTGGAGACCGCCGGCCGCTGGGCCGAGGAGGCGGTGGCCAAGCTCTCCGCCAAGCCGGTGCAGCCGGGGCGCTACGACCTGGTGCTCCTGCCCACCCACCTCTGGCTCACCATCCACGAGTCCATCGCGCACCCCACCGAGCTCGACCGCATCATGGGGTTCGAGGCCAACTACGCGGGCACCTCGTTCGTCACCCCGCCGGCCGACTACCTGGGCAAGTTCCGCTACGGCCCCGACTTCATGAACATCCAGGGCGAGCGCAGCACGCCGGGAACGCTCTCGGCCACCGGGTGGGACGACGAAGGCGTGAAGCCCGACGAGTTCCTGATCGTGCGCAACGGCGTGGTCAACGACCTGCAGACCACGCGCGAGCAGGCGCCGTGGCTGGCCGACTGGTACCGCCAGCAGGGGCGCCCCGTGAGCAGCCACGGCAACTCGTACGCCCAGAACTGGTCCGACGTGCAGTTCCAGCGCATGCCCAACGTCAACCTCCTTCCCGCGACGAGCGAGGTGACGCTGGAGGAGCTGATCGGCGACGTGCAGGACGGGATCCTGATCGACGGCGACGGCTCCTTCTCGATCGACCAGCAGCGGTACAACGCGCAGTTCGGCGGGCAGGTGTTCAAGGAGATCAAGAACGGGCGGATCACCGGCCCGCTGAAGGACGTCGCCTACCAGATGCGCACGCCGGAGTTCTGGAACTCGATGGACGCCATCGGCGGGCGCGGCACCTACTTCATCGGCGGCTCGTTCTTCGACGGCAAGGGCCAGCCCAGCCAGGTAAACGCCGTGAACCACGGCTCGCCCGCGGCCCGCTTCCGCCGGGTCAACGTCATCAACACCGGACGCAGAGCGTAA
- a CDS encoding SgcJ/EcaC family oxidoreductase, producing the protein MSDTFASTDIAAEVAPIVQALQDAWNAGDSAGFAAPFAGDADFVNIVGMHARGRDAIAAGHEHIFRTIYAGSRVEYRLKSARLLRADVALAHVDAKLHVPAGPAAGDMAALWSAVLTRDGGAWKIASFHNTLVQERR; encoded by the coding sequence ATGAGCGACACCTTCGCATCCACGGACATCGCCGCCGAGGTCGCGCCGATCGTGCAGGCGCTGCAGGACGCCTGGAACGCGGGCGACAGCGCCGGGTTCGCCGCGCCCTTCGCCGGCGACGCGGACTTCGTGAACATCGTGGGGATGCACGCCCGCGGGCGCGACGCCATCGCCGCGGGGCACGAGCACATCTTCCGGACGATCTACGCCGGCAGCCGCGTCGAATACCGCCTGAAGTCCGCGCGCCTGCTGCGGGCGGACGTGGCGCTGGCGCACGTGGACGCGAAGCTGCACGTGCCCGCGGGCCCGGCGGCGGGCGACATGGCCGCGCTCTGGAGCGCCGTGCTCACCCGCGACGGTGGCGCCTGGAAGATCGCCTCGTTCCACAACACCCTCGTGCAGGAGCGCCGCTGA
- a CDS encoding M28 family peptidase: MKMPRALVLLALSAALPRALAAQGEIRVTSMNGPGGDPPAFSAIREADLRRDLTAMAADTFRGREAGTLDELRASMWLAERARAAGLQPAGDDGTFFQFWPMRRVRVAGHSRIEVGGRALALWREATVVSPADAVIDAPVVWVGEGDSAALAGMDLRGKAVAAVVTPPRAVPPRSVSLWAWRYVRAALRDRAETFLARGAAAVLLVSDSIADTQFDVQSSYMERGTYGLDSAGVEPRRPSRAPVVWLRRGMAEALQRPGQRLVARISSESFVYPSVNVVAMVSGADPSLRREYVVFSGHQDHDGVRFPANGDSIWNGADDNGTVSVAMLAIGRAFARQPGKRTALFVWHGAEERGLLGSRWFVEHPTVPKGALVAVLNGDMIGRNRPDSAALLGAVPPHRNSVRLVEMAMDANRRFTRFALDTTWDDPAHPEFWYFRSDHLPYARAGIPAIFFTTLLHPDYHTPRDEAERIDYAKLARMTRWMYATGWAVTNAPQRPAVDPGFRLER, from the coding sequence ATGAAGATGCCGCGCGCGCTCGTCCTCCTCGCGCTCTCCGCCGCCCTCCCGCGCGCGCTGGCGGCGCAGGGCGAGATCCGCGTGACCTCCATGAACGGCCCCGGCGGCGATCCGCCCGCGTTCAGCGCCATCCGCGAGGCCGACCTGCGGCGCGACCTGACGGCGATGGCGGCGGACACCTTCCGCGGGCGCGAGGCGGGGACGCTGGACGAGCTGCGCGCGTCGATGTGGCTGGCCGAGCGCGCCCGCGCGGCCGGTCTCCAGCCCGCCGGCGACGACGGCACCTTCTTCCAGTTCTGGCCCATGCGCCGCGTGCGCGTCGCCGGCCACAGCCGCATCGAGGTGGGCGGCCGCGCGCTCGCCCTCTGGCGCGAGGCGACCGTCGTCTCTCCGGCGGACGCGGTCATCGACGCCCCGGTCGTGTGGGTGGGGGAGGGAGACAGCGCCGCGCTGGCGGGGATGGATCTCCGCGGCAAGGCCGTCGCGGCGGTGGTGACGCCGCCGCGCGCCGTACCCCCGCGCTCGGTGAGCCTGTGGGCGTGGCGCTACGTGCGCGCCGCGCTGCGCGACCGCGCGGAGACCTTCCTGGCGCGCGGCGCGGCGGCCGTGCTGCTGGTCTCCGACTCCATCGCCGACACGCAGTTCGACGTGCAGTCGTCGTACATGGAGCGGGGGACGTACGGGCTCGACTCGGCCGGCGTGGAGCCGCGGCGCCCGTCGCGCGCGCCGGTGGTCTGGCTGCGGCGGGGGATGGCGGAGGCGCTGCAGCGGCCGGGGCAGCGGCTCGTGGCGCGCATCTCCAGCGAGTCGTTCGTCTACCCGTCGGTGAACGTGGTGGCGATGGTCTCCGGCGCGGACCCGTCGCTGCGGCGCGAGTACGTGGTGTTCAGCGGGCACCAGGACCACGACGGCGTCCGCTTCCCCGCCAACGGCGACTCGATCTGGAACGGCGCCGACGACAACGGCACGGTGAGCGTGGCGATGCTGGCCATCGGCCGGGCGTTCGCGCGGCAGCCGGGGAAGCGCACCGCGCTCTTCGTCTGGCACGGCGCGGAGGAGCGCGGGCTGCTGGGCTCGCGCTGGTTCGTCGAGCATCCGACGGTGCCGAAGGGCGCGCTGGTGGCGGTGCTGAACGGCGACATGATCGGGCGCAACCGGCCGGACAGCGCCGCGCTGCTGGGCGCCGTGCCGCCGCACCGCAACTCCGTGCGGCTGGTGGAGATGGCGATGGACGCGAACCGCCGTTTCACCCGCTTCGCGCTGGACACCACCTGGGACGACCCCGCGCACCCGGAGTTCTGGTACTTCCGCAGCGACCACCTGCCGTACGCGCGCGCGGGGATCCCGGCGATCTTCTTCACCACGCTGCTGCACCCCGACTACCACACGCCGCGCGACGAGGCCGAGCGGATCGACTACGCCAAGCTGGCGCGGATGACGAGGTGGATGTACGCCACCGGCTGGGCCGTGACCAACGCGCCGCAGCGGCCGGCGGTGGACCCCGGCTTCCGGCTCGAGCGGTAG
- a CDS encoding TldD/PmbA family protein has translation MPARFISRDEAESIARRTLAFSTADDARVQIQSSTHGNTRFARNQVSTAGDAYDATLAVTAAFGKKVASASTNRFDEESLRSVVQTAERLARLVPEDPEYLGELGPQQYSRTTAFSEATANLTPEQRAAAVNAITRPAEAQGLISTGFLDIITGSQAVATKKGLFAYDTASIVNLTTTVRTPDGTGSGWAGDAANDWARLNPGAMAERAIRKAQLSRNPRAVEPGKWTVILEPTAVANMVGLMMGSLDARQADEGRSFFSKAGGNKIGEKFLDQRVTIVSDPGSAVAPMAAFNGQGLPNRRMLWIENGSLRNLVYNRFWAQRQGREPTGFPAGFEMAGGTSTVEEMIRATERGLLVTRFWYIRPVDPRTILYTGLTRDGTFLIENGQITTAVKNLRWNESPVFMLNNVEMMSAPVRISASESGDVSPAVVVPAIKAHDFTFTSLSDAV, from the coding sequence ATGCCTGCCAGATTCATCTCGCGCGACGAGGCCGAGTCCATCGCCCGGCGCACGCTCGCGTTTTCCACGGCCGACGACGCGCGCGTGCAGATCCAGAGCTCCACGCACGGCAACACCCGCTTCGCCCGCAACCAGGTGTCCACCGCCGGCGACGCGTACGACGCCACCCTGGCCGTGACCGCGGCCTTCGGGAAGAAGGTGGCCTCGGCCAGCACCAACCGCTTCGACGAGGAGTCGCTGCGCAGCGTGGTGCAGACGGCCGAGCGGCTGGCGCGGCTGGTGCCCGAGGATCCCGAGTACCTGGGCGAGCTGGGCCCGCAGCAGTATTCCCGCACCACGGCCTTCTCCGAGGCCACGGCCAACCTGACGCCCGAGCAGCGGGCCGCGGCGGTCAACGCCATCACCCGCCCCGCCGAGGCGCAGGGGCTCATCTCCACGGGCTTCCTCGACATCATCACCGGCTCGCAGGCGGTGGCGACGAAGAAGGGGCTGTTCGCGTACGACACCGCGTCGATCGTGAACCTGACCACCACCGTCCGGACGCCCGACGGCACCGGCTCGGGGTGGGCGGGCGACGCGGCCAACGACTGGGCGCGGCTGAACCCGGGGGCCATGGCCGAGCGCGCCATCCGCAAGGCGCAGCTCTCGCGCAACCCGCGCGCCGTGGAGCCGGGGAAGTGGACGGTGATCCTGGAGCCCACCGCCGTGGCCAACATGGTGGGGCTGATGATGGGGTCGCTCGACGCGCGCCAGGCCGACGAGGGGCGCTCGTTCTTCTCGAAGGCCGGGGGGAACAAGATCGGCGAGAAGTTCCTGGACCAGCGGGTGACCATCGTTTCGGACCCCGGCAGCGCGGTGGCGCCGATGGCGGCGTTCAACGGGCAGGGGCTTCCCAACCGGCGGATGCTGTGGATCGAGAACGGGTCGCTGCGGAACCTGGTCTACAACCGCTTCTGGGCGCAGCGGCAGGGGCGCGAGCCCACCGGCTTCCCGGCCGGGTTCGAGATGGCGGGCGGCACCAGCACGGTGGAGGAGATGATCCGCGCCACCGAGCGCGGGCTGCTGGTCACCCGCTTCTGGTACATCCGCCCGGTGGACCCGCGCACGATCCTGTACACCGGCCTCACCCGCGACGGCACCTTCCTGATCGAGAACGGCCAGATCACCACGGCGGTGAAGAACCTGCGCTGGAACGAGTCGCCCGTGTTCATGCTGAACAACGTGGAGATGATGAGCGCGCCGGTGCGCATCTCGGCCAGCGAGAGCGGCGACGTGAGCCCGGCCGTGGTCGTCCCGGCGATCAAGGCGCACGACTTCACCTTCACCTCGCTCTCCGACGCGGTGTGA
- a CDS encoding energy transducer TonB gives MRIRLLLCTAGLLAAMTMPRAASAQACDSLVATQPAAEPASPGDSVFALEQVDARPQLINVGNVAMAMARNYPREQRDAGTSGCAVVRVEVRPNGRAGKIEVLYATIPAFGRGAIAVVRQMHFHPATREGHPVAVWMTLPLTFQLQPFSSGAAESSQ, from the coding sequence ATGAGAATCCGCCTCCTCCTCTGCACCGCCGGCCTTCTCGCGGCGATGACGATGCCGCGGGCCGCATCCGCCCAGGCGTGCGACTCGCTCGTCGCAACGCAGCCGGCGGCCGAGCCCGCATCTCCCGGCGACTCGGTGTTCGCGCTGGAGCAGGTCGACGCCAGGCCGCAGCTCATCAACGTCGGCAACGTGGCGATGGCGATGGCGCGCAACTATCCGCGCGAGCAGCGCGACGCAGGGACGTCGGGGTGCGCCGTCGTCCGCGTCGAGGTGCGTCCCAACGGCAGGGCGGGAAAGATCGAGGTGTTGTACGCCACCATCCCCGCGTTCGGGCGCGGCGCGATCGCCGTCGTGCGGCAGATGCACTTCCACCCCGCCACGCGCGAAGGGCATCCCGTGGCGGTGTGGATGACGCTCCCGCTCACCTTCCAGCTGCAGCCGTTCTCGTCCGGGGCCGCGGAGTCGTCCCAGTAA
- a CDS encoding helix-turn-helix transcriptional regulator: protein MTTDERRCVGFRIRAARERQGWDRGELARRLGVHAGSVARWESGGAVPHAWTVQRIAELAGTTPEWLTSGGDAVPSAGDGVAGETAGVKADPFTLEAMAPFVAAIAPPGGERLRKLDVLEGLRRMLTARGALPGWWYQLHARVEEGAL, encoded by the coding sequence ATGACGACCGACGAGCGGAGATGCGTGGGGTTCCGCATCCGCGCGGCGCGCGAGCGCCAGGGGTGGGACCGGGGCGAGCTTGCGCGGCGCCTGGGGGTGCACGCCGGGTCCGTGGCGCGATGGGAGTCGGGCGGCGCGGTACCGCACGCCTGGACGGTGCAGCGCATCGCCGAGCTGGCGGGAACCACGCCCGAATGGCTGACTTCTGGTGGGGATGCGGTGCCGTCCGCCGGGGACGGAGTCGCGGGAGAAACGGCGGGGGTGAAGGCGGATCCCTTCACCCTCGAGGCGATGGCCCCGTTCGTGGCGGCCATCGCCCCGCCAGGCGGCGAGCGGCTGCGCAAGCTCGACGTGCTCGAGGGGCTGCGGCGGATGCTCACCGCGCGCGGCGCGCTCCCCGGCTGGTGGTACCAGCTGCACGCGCGCGTGGAGGAAGGGGCGCTGTAG
- a CDS encoding energy transducer TonB has product MSRTLDRLLLVAAMAAAAMLAQPRTAAAQVAPPPADTADGLAPGEVEVDVPPELLTPAQLPRLARQHYPEVLRRTGTEGSVVLEFTVAADGHVQRGTVHVVSVSHQEFLEPAMRVVHRLRFRPATFQGKAIAAPITLPIVFALHDA; this is encoded by the coding sequence ATGAGCCGCACCCTCGATCGCCTGCTCCTCGTCGCCGCGATGGCGGCGGCCGCGATGCTCGCGCAGCCGCGCACCGCCGCCGCGCAGGTCGCTCCGCCGCCCGCCGACACGGCGGACGGCCTCGCGCCGGGCGAGGTGGAGGTGGACGTGCCGCCGGAGCTGCTGACGCCCGCGCAGCTGCCGCGGCTGGCGCGGCAGCACTATCCCGAGGTGCTGCGGCGCACCGGCACCGAGGGGAGCGTGGTGCTGGAGTTCACCGTCGCCGCGGACGGGCACGTGCAGCGCGGCACCGTTCACGTCGTCTCCGTCTCCCACCAGGAGTTCCTGGAGCCGGCGATGCGCGTGGTGCACCGGCTGCGCTTCCGCCCCGCCACGTTCCAGGGGAAGGCGATCGCGGCGCCGATCACCCTTCCCATCGTCTTCGCCCTCCACGACGCCTGA
- a CDS encoding FAD-dependent oxidoreductase, with product MADAAGMRVAVAGGGPAGLAAAFRLARAGASVTVLEAAPAWGGRTRTDEVDGCRIDAATQLFGSVYTSFLRVLREAGAAALCERTSGRDALWRRGAAHEVVYGSPTSMLASGAIPFGLKLKLGAHYLPYLHRHADALRMEALERAAGLDRESAAAWGLREMGRDFVDLLADPLLCTLYGTRAEEASAGFYHALARQGMSLDVLALRGGARGFCDALAGAVRQAGGEVRVRTAVRRLSADEHGVELAGDGWAERFDAAVVALPAPAARAAVQAQMPRMGEWLGAVDVRPTVTVGIVLDRPVGTRWFGLSWARGESRALAAVCSQEAKLPGQVAPGLGALLALPLPEVGPGLMDATAEEAMKLILPDLAKPFPRIASLIRTVRLYRWEHGWTVFRPGSLQHLARLRAERPDAEHPRVAFAGDYLVAPNVEGAVSSGLRAAERLLASRGG from the coding sequence ATGGCTGACGCGGCGGGGATGCGCGTGGCGGTGGCCGGCGGCGGGCCGGCGGGGCTGGCGGCGGCCTTCCGCCTGGCGCGCGCCGGCGCGTCGGTCACCGTGCTCGAGGCGGCGCCGGCGTGGGGCGGCCGCACGCGCACCGACGAGGTCGACGGGTGCCGCATCGACGCGGCCACGCAGCTGTTCGGCTCGGTGTACACGTCGTTCCTGCGCGTGTTGCGCGAAGCCGGCGCCGCCGCGCTGTGCGAGCGCACCTCGGGGCGCGACGCGCTCTGGCGCCGGGGCGCGGCGCACGAGGTGGTGTATGGGTCTCCGACGTCGATGCTGGCGTCGGGGGCCATTCCCTTCGGGCTCAAGCTGAAGCTCGGCGCGCACTACCTCCCCTATCTCCACCGCCACGCCGACGCGCTGCGGATGGAGGCGCTGGAGCGCGCCGCCGGGCTGGACCGCGAGTCGGCCGCCGCGTGGGGCCTCAGGGAGATGGGGCGCGACTTCGTGGACCTGCTGGCCGACCCGCTCCTCTGCACCCTCTACGGCACGCGCGCGGAGGAGGCCAGCGCCGGTTTCTACCACGCGCTCGCGCGCCAGGGGATGTCGCTCGACGTGCTGGCGCTGCGCGGCGGCGCCCGCGGCTTCTGCGACGCGCTGGCCGGCGCCGTCCGCCAGGCCGGCGGCGAGGTGCGCGTCCGCACGGCCGTCCGCCGCCTCTCCGCGGACGAGCACGGGGTGGAGCTGGCGGGGGATGGGTGGGCGGAGCGCTTCGACGCCGCCGTCGTGGCCCTTCCCGCGCCCGCGGCGCGCGCCGCCGTACAAGCTCAGATGCCGCGCATGGGCGAATGGTTAGGAGCGGTCGACGTGCGGCCCACGGTGACGGTGGGGATCGTGCTCGACCGCCCGGTAGGGACGCGCTGGTTCGGCCTGTCGTGGGCGCGCGGCGAGTCGCGCGCGCTGGCGGCCGTCTGCTCGCAGGAGGCCAAGCTCCCCGGGCAGGTGGCGCCGGGGCTGGGCGCTCTCCTCGCGCTCCCCCTCCCCGAGGTGGGGCCGGGGCTGATGGACGCGACCGCGGAGGAGGCGATGAAACTCATCCTCCCCGACCTGGCGAAGCCGTTCCCCCGCATCGCGTCGCTGATCCGCACCGTGCGCCTGTACCGCTGGGAGCACGGGTGGACCGTCTTCCGCCCCGGCTCGCTGCAGCACCTGGCCCGCCTCCGCGCGGAGCGGCCCGACGCGGAGCACCCGCGCGTCGCGTTCGCGGGAGATTATCTCGTCGCGCCGAACGTGGAGGGCGCGGTGTCGTCCGGCCTGCGCGCGGCGGAGCGGCTCCTTGCCTCGCGCGGAGGGTGA
- a CDS encoding energy transducer TonB: protein MIHASKCLVAAAVLAAALLVRPTSAAAQFMSPVTDNAVTVDSAGPAAPELLNPGRLAGLVRRYYPSLLRDAGVMGDVMVRVRVDEAGRAARVTVVSQSHEKFGDAARSIAHQLRFRPAAEGGAAVDVILRITFHPDR, encoded by the coding sequence GTGATCCACGCTTCGAAATGCCTGGTTGCGGCCGCGGTGCTCGCCGCGGCGCTGCTGGTGCGTCCCACGTCCGCGGCGGCGCAGTTCATGTCGCCCGTCACCGACAACGCGGTCACGGTGGACAGCGCCGGGCCCGCCGCGCCGGAGCTGCTGAACCCCGGGCGGCTGGCCGGCCTGGTGCGGCGCTATTATCCGTCGCTGCTGCGCGACGCAGGCGTCATGGGCGACGTCATGGTGCGCGTGCGGGTGGACGAGGCCGGGCGCGCCGCGAGGGTGACCGTGGTCTCCCAGTCTCACGAGAAGTTCGGCGACGCCGCGCGGAGCATCGCGCACCAGCTGCGCTTCCGCCCCGCGGCGGAGGGCGGCGCGGCGGTTGACGTCATCCTGCGCATCACCTTCCATCCCGACCGGTGA